A single window of Sulfitobacter sp. JL08 DNA harbors:
- a CDS encoding alpha/beta hydrolase — protein MPEVIFPGPEGRLEGRYHPQKEKDAPIAIILHPHPQFGGTMNHKVVYNLHYAFYNMGFTVLRFNFRGVGRSQGEYDQGIGELSDAASALDYLQSMNNNSKHCWVAGFSFGAWIGMQLLMRRPEITGFISVSPPANMYDFSFLAPCPSSGLIINGSADRVAPPADTVSLVNKLHEQKGITITHQEIEGAGHFFEPPHMDTLISNTTDYVKRRLTETSR, from the coding sequence ATGCCCGAGGTTATTTTTCCCGGACCCGAAGGCCGCCTCGAAGGCCGCTATCACCCGCAAAAAGAAAAAGACGCGCCCATCGCGATCATCCTGCATCCGCACCCGCAATTCGGCGGCACGATGAATCACAAGGTTGTCTACAACCTGCACTACGCGTTTTACAACATGGGCTTTACCGTATTGCGGTTCAATTTCCGCGGTGTCGGTCGCAGCCAGGGCGAATATGATCAGGGCATCGGAGAGTTGAGCGATGCGGCCTCGGCGCTCGATTACCTGCAGTCGATGAACAACAATTCCAAACACTGCTGGGTCGCAGGCTTCAGCTTTGGGGCGTGGATCGGAATGCAGCTTTTGATGCGCCGTCCTGAAATCACCGGTTTCATCAGCGTGTCGCCCCCGGCCAACATGTATGACTTTTCCTTTCTGGCGCCCTGCCCGTCTTCGGGCCTGATCATCAACGGCAGTGCGGATCGCGTCGCCCCGCCCGCCGATACCGTGTCTCTGGTCAACAAGCTGCATGAACAAAAGGGCATCACGATCACCCATCAGGAAATCGAAGGGGCCGGCCATTTCTTTGAACCGCCGCACATGGATACTTTGATTTCCAACACAACCGATTACGTGAAACGCCGCCTGACAGAGACATCGCGCTGA
- a CDS encoding cysteine desulfurase family protein produces MKRTYLDHNATTPLRAEARAAMCAAMDVVGNPSSVHAEGRAAKALIENARGQIAQALGAGDADIVFTSSATEAAALACAGRGLHGGEIEHEAVLAWVKPDLPVDAKGKADVADAAQTALQLANSETGILQDIPAGLAVCDLTQALGKVPLRFDELGVDMAIVSAHKLGGPKGVGALVLRRGLDIAAQIKGGGQEMGRRSGTENTIGIAGFGAAATAAVADVAAGRWEKIGQFRNILEKALEAGVNKTIFVGKGVGRLPNTSCFAAPGWKGETQVMQMDLSGFAVSAGSACSSGKVRASRVLRAMGYGDEVAGSAIRVSLGLETQEDDVVRFAETWLDKRHKHARRAA; encoded by the coding sequence ATGAAGCGCACCTATCTGGATCACAATGCGACAACGCCGCTGCGCGCCGAGGCGCGGGCGGCGATGTGTGCGGCGATGGATGTGGTGGGCAATCCGTCTTCGGTCCATGCCGAGGGGCGGGCGGCGAAAGCCCTGATCGAAAACGCGCGCGGACAGATTGCCCAAGCCCTGGGGGCGGGGGATGCGGATATCGTGTTCACGTCGAGCGCGACCGAGGCGGCGGCGCTGGCCTGTGCCGGGCGCGGACTGCATGGCGGCGAAATTGAGCACGAGGCGGTGCTTGCGTGGGTTAAGCCGGATCTGCCGGTTGACGCAAAGGGAAAAGCGGATGTTGCGGATGCGGCGCAGACCGCGCTGCAACTGGCCAACTCGGAGACCGGCATTCTTCAGGACATACCGGCAGGACTGGCCGTATGCGATCTGACGCAGGCGCTTGGCAAGGTGCCGCTGCGGTTTGACGAACTGGGCGTCGATATGGCGATTGTCTCGGCGCATAAACTGGGCGGACCCAAAGGCGTCGGCGCGCTGGTGTTGCGGCGCGGGCTGGATATTGCAGCCCAGATCAAGGGCGGCGGGCAGGAAATGGGCCGCCGGTCCGGGACGGAAAACACCATCGGCATTGCCGGATTTGGCGCGGCGGCAACGGCTGCGGTTGCGGATGTAGCGGCGGGGCGGTGGGAAAAAATCGGCCAGTTTAGAAATATTCTAGAAAAGGCTCTTGAGGCTGGCGTAAATAAGACTATTTTTGTCGGGAAAGGCGTGGGACGTTTGCCCAACACCTCTTGCTTCGCGGCCCCCGGCTGGAAAGGCGAGACGCAGGTGATGCAGATGGACCTGTCCGGATTTGCCGTTTCGGCAGGCTCTGCCTGTTCCAGCGGCAAGGTGCGGGCCAGCCGAGTGTTGCGGGCGATGGGGTACGGCGACGAGGTTGCGGGCAGTGCGATCCGGGTGTCGCTGGGGCTTGAGACGCAGGAAGACGATGTTGTCAGGTTTGCAGAAACCTGGCTGGACAAAAGACACAAACATGCGCGCCGGGCGGCGTGA
- a CDS encoding HD domain-containing protein, protein MTDRLDRQFAFLNEADKLKSVLRGTTLNDGSRPENSGEHSWHIALYALVLAEHSDRPVNVDRVIKMLLVHDIVEIDAGDNPIHGDHDPLEMEVIEQQAAERIFGLLPPDQRDSFRALWEEFEAAESDDAIFAKSIDRVQPVNSNLQSSGGTWRDYNVTADQLQTRVGAKVQRGAPRLWAWLQPRLAGFFEPSPH, encoded by the coding sequence ATGACTGACCGGCTGGACCGACAGTTCGCGTTTCTGAACGAAGCTGACAAACTGAAATCGGTTCTGCGTGGCACCACCCTGAATGACGGGTCGCGCCCGGAAAATTCGGGCGAACACAGCTGGCACATTGCCCTTTACGCCTTGGTTCTGGCCGAACATTCCGATCGCCCCGTCAACGTCGACCGCGTTATCAAAATGTTGCTGGTGCATGACATTGTGGAAATCGATGCGGGCGACAACCCCATTCACGGTGATCATGATCCGCTGGAAATGGAAGTGATCGAACAACAGGCCGCCGAACGTATATTCGGGCTTCTTCCGCCTGATCAGCGCGACAGCTTTCGGGCCTTGTGGGAAGAATTTGAAGCGGCCGAAAGCGATGATGCCATTTTCGCCAAAAGCATTGATCGCGTTCAGCCCGTCAACAGCAACCTGCAAAGCAGCGGCGGCACATGGCGCGATTACAACGTGACGGCCGATCAGCTGCAAACCCGTGTCGGGGCCAAGGTTCAGCGCGGCGCGCCGCGGCTTTGGGCGTGGCTGCAACCGCGACTGGCAGGCTTCTTTGAACCCTCGCCGCACTGA
- a CDS encoding NADP-dependent isocitrate dehydrogenase, translating to MTKIKVDNPVVELDGDEMTRIIWDFIKKKLILPYLDIDLKYYDLGIQARDETDDQITVDSAHAIQKYGVGVKCATITPDEARVEEFGLKQMWRSPNGTIRNILGGVIFRQPIICQNVPRLVPGWTKPIVVGRHAFGDQYRATDFKFPGKGKLTIKFVGDDGSEIEREVFDAPDSGVVMAMYNLDKSIIDFARASMNYGLSLGWPVYLSTKNTILKQYDGRFLELFQKVYEEEFEDKFKKAGITYEHRLIDDMVACAMKWNGGYVWACKNYDGDVQSDTVAQGFGSLGLMTSVLMTPDGKTVEAEAAHGTVTRHYRQHQKGEETSTNSIASIYAWTGGLKHRAKLDGNDTLMNFATTLEKVVVDTVESGDMTKDLALLVGPDQKWLTTMGFLEKVDENLNKALAG from the coding sequence ATGACCAAGATCAAGGTGGACAATCCCGTCGTCGAACTCGACGGCGACGAAATGACCCGCATCATCTGGGATTTCATCAAGAAGAAACTGATCCTGCCTTATCTCGATATCGATCTGAAATACTACGATCTGGGCATTCAGGCACGCGATGAAACCGATGACCAGATCACCGTTGATTCCGCCCATGCCATCCAGAAATACGGCGTTGGCGTCAAATGTGCGACCATCACGCCGGACGAGGCGCGGGTAGAAGAATTCGGCCTGAAACAGATGTGGCGCAGCCCCAACGGCACAATCCGCAACATTCTGGGCGGCGTGATTTTCCGCCAGCCGATCATCTGCCAGAACGTGCCCCGCCTTGTGCCCGGCTGGACCAAACCGATTGTTGTCGGCCGTCATGCCTTTGGCGATCAGTACCGCGCCACCGATTTCAAATTTCCCGGCAAGGGCAAGCTGACGATCAAATTCGTCGGCGATGATGGCAGCGAAATTGAACGCGAAGTGTTCGATGCGCCCGATTCCGGTGTTGTCATGGCGATGTACAATCTGGACAAATCAATCATCGATTTCGCCCGCGCGTCCATGAACTATGGCCTGTCGCTGGGCTGGCCGGTGTACCTGTCGACCAAGAACACCATCCTCAAGCAATATGATGGCCGGTTCCTGGAGCTGTTCCAGAAGGTCTATGAGGAAGAATTCGAAGACAAGTTCAAAAAGGCGGGCATCACCTATGAACACCGCCTGATCGACGACATGGTCGCCTGCGCGATGAAATGGAACGGCGGTTATGTCTGGGCCTGCAAAAACTACGATGGCGACGTCCAGTCCGACACCGTGGCCCAGGGCTTTGGTTCGCTGGGCCTGATGACCTCGGTGCTGATGACACCCGATGGCAAAACCGTCGAGGCCGAAGCCGCCCACGGCACCGTGACGCGCCATTACCGCCAGCACCAGAAAGGCGAGGAAACATCGACCAACTCGATCGCGTCGATCTATGCCTGGACCGGCGGATTGAAGCACCGCGCCAAACTGGATGGCAACGACACATTGATGAACTTTGCCACCACGCTGGAAAAGGTCGTTGTCGACACCGTAGAAAGCGGCGACATGACCAAGGATCTGGCGCTGCTGGTCGGACCCGATCAGAAATGGCTGACCACAATGGGGTTCCTTGAAAAGGTAGATGAAAACCTGAACAAGGCCCTGGCCGGATAA
- a CDS encoding DUF6356 family protein yields MDHPQSVDESFFQHMLFALKFSGALFAAAGAALVHAFVPCAFEKTASGIIEKLHHRMHNRTH; encoded by the coding sequence TTGGATCACCCGCAAAGCGTAGATGAATCATTTTTTCAGCATATGCTGTTTGCGCTGAAATTTTCCGGCGCATTGTTTGCAGCGGCCGGCGCCGCGCTGGTGCACGCGTTTGTCCCTTGCGCGTTTGAAAAGACGGCAAGCGGCATCATCGAGAAGCTGCACCACCGGATGCATAACCGAACCCATTAA
- a CDS encoding Rrf2 family transcriptional regulator gives MKLSTKGRYAMVALADLALTSGDKLVTLGEISERQDISLPYLEQLFVKLRRAGLVASVRGPGGGYRLARLPSEIRVVDVLSAVDETVDAMHKGAGVSGALSGSRAQSLTNRLWEGLSAQVYVFLHQTRLSDVIENELAPCPAVPNLFAVVDD, from the coding sequence ATGAAACTATCGACCAAAGGGCGTTATGCAATGGTGGCGCTGGCCGATCTGGCGCTGACATCGGGCGACAAGCTGGTGACTTTGGGCGAGATCTCGGAACGACAGGACATTTCGCTGCCCTATCTTGAGCAGTTGTTCGTAAAGTTGCGGCGCGCCGGGCTGGTGGCATCGGTGCGCGGGCCCGGCGGGGGCTATCGGCTGGCGAGACTTCCATCGGAAATACGCGTTGTGGACGTGCTTTCGGCCGTGGATGAAACGGTTGACGCGATGCACAAGGGGGCAGGGGTATCAGGCGCGCTGTCGGGCAGCCGCGCACAGTCGCTGACCAACAGGTTGTGGGAAGGATTGAGCGCGCAGGTCTATGTGTTTTTGCACCAGACCCGGCTGTCGGACGTGATTGAAAACGAACTGGCGCCCTGTCCGGCGGTGCCGAACCTGTTTGCGGTTGTGGATGATTAG